One Lucilia cuprina isolate Lc7/37 chromosome 4, ASM2204524v1, whole genome shotgun sequence DNA segment encodes these proteins:
- the LOC111676466 gene encoding V-type proton ATPase 116 kDa subunit a1 isoform X9: MTRALITDEVRTGHSMGPVQLGFMEKSNEREEYYPCFVAGVILREKLPAFERMLWRACRGNVFLRQAMIESPLEDPSNGDQVYKSVFIIFFQGDQLKTRVKKICEGFRATLYPCPEAPADRREMAMGVMTRIEDLNTVLGQTQDHRHRVLVAAAKNLKNWFVKVRKIKAIYHTLNLFNLDVTQKCLIAECWVPVLDIETIQLALRRGTERSGSSVPPILNRMQTFENPPTYNRTNKFTKAFQALIDAYGVATYREMNPAPYTIITFPFLFAVMFGDLGHGAIMALFGLWMIRKEKGLAAQKTDNEIWNIFFGGRYIIFLMGVFSMYTGLIYNDIFSKSLNIFGSHWQVNYNASTVLHNKYLQLNPEVSDYMGTPYPFGMDPIWQVAGANKIIFQNAYKMKISIIFGVIHMIFGVLMSYQNHTYFKNRLSLIYEFIPQMIFLIFLFFYMVLLMFIKWNRYAATNPQPYSASCAPSILITFIDMVLFNTPKKAPDGCEVYMFAGQHFFQNVFVLIALACIPVMLLGKPLQIMKQRRQANEEVQPITGSSDAEVGMSNGQAAGHGGASHHDEEEMSEIFIHQGIHTIEYVLGSVSHTASYLRLWALSLAHAQLAEVLWNMVLSIGLKQQGWLGGIMLTIVFAFWSILTVGILVLMEGLSAFLHTLRLHWVEFQSKFYQGQGYAFQPFSFDAIIENGASAGPNENE, translated from the exons cTTTGTGGCTGGTGTTATATTGCGTGAAAAATTGCCAGCATTTGAGCGTATGTTGTGGCGTGCCTGTCGTGGTAATGTGTTTTTGCGTCAAGCCATGATTGAATCACCATTAGAAGATCCCTCAAAT GGCGATCAAGTTTACAAAtcagttttcattattttcttccaAGGTGATCAGCTTAAAACTCGTGTTAAGAAAATCTGTGAAGGTTTTAGAGCCACTTTATATCCTTGCCCCGAGGCACCAGCTGATCGTCGTGAAATGGCCATGGGTGTTATGACACGCATTGAAGATTTAAATACGGTTTTGGGTCAAACACAAGATCATCGTCATCGTGTATTGGTAGCTGCCGCTAAGAACCTAAAGAATTGGTTTGTTAAAGTTCGTAAAATAAAAGCCATCTATCATACATTGAATCTATTCAATTTGGATGTAACACAAAAGTGTTTAATTGCTGAATGTTGGGTGCCGGTGTTGGACATTGAAACCATACAATTGGCTTTGCGTCGTGGTACTGAACGTTCGGGTTCGTCGGTGCCACCTATTTTAAATCGTATGCAAACCTTTGAAAATCCTCCTACGTATAATCGTACGAATAAATTTACTAAAGCTTTTCAAGCATTAATTGATGCCTATGGTGTGGCTACGTATAGGGAAATGAATCCGGCTCCTTATACCATTATTACTTTTCCCTTTTTGTTTGCTGTAATGTTTGGTGATTTGGGTCATGGTGCCATTATGGCTTTGTTTGGTCTTTGGATGATACGCAAGGAAAAGGGTTTGGCTGCTCAAAAGACAGACAATGAAATATGGAATATTTTCTTTGGTGGTCGTTACATTATCTTCTTGATGGGCGTATTTTCCATGTATACCGGTTTAATCTACAATGACATCTTTTCGAAATccttaaatattttcggttcACATTGGCAGGTGAATTACAATGCTTCCACGGTAttgcataataaatatttgcaattgaATCCGGAAGTAAGTGACTACATGGGTACTCCATATCCGTTTGGCATGGATCCAATATGGCAAGTGGCTGGTGccaataaaatcattttccaaAATgcttacaaaatgaaaatttccatTATATTCGGTGTTATACACATGATTTTTGGTGTATTGATGTCTTATCAAAATCACACCTATTTCAAGAATCGTTTATCGCTGATCTATGAGTTTATTCCACAAATGATTTTCTTGATATTTTTGTTCTTCTACATGGTTTTGTTGATGTTTATTAAATGGAATCGTTATGCTGCTACAAATCCAC AACCCTATTCTGCATCCTGTGCTCCTTCCATTTTGATAACATTTATTGATATGGTTTTGTTTAATACACCAAAAAAGGCTCCAGATGGCTGCGAAGTGTACATGTTTGCTGGACAACACTTTTTCCAAAACGTATTTGTTTTAATAGCTTTGGCCTGTATTCCTGTTATGTTGTTGGGTAAACCCCTACAAATCATGAAACAACGTAGACAAGCTAAT GAGGAG GTACAACCTATAACTGGCTCTAGTGATGCTGAAGTTGGTATGTCAAATGGTCAAGCTGCTGGTCATGGCGGTGCTTCTCATCACGATGAAGAGGAAATGTCCGAAATATTTATTCATCAAGGCATTCATACAATTGAATACGTTTTGGGTTCTGTCTCTCATACTGCTTCCTATTTACGTCTCTGGGCTTTGTCACTGGCTCATGCAC AACTTGCTGAAGTCTTATGGAATATGGTATTGTCAATTGGTTTGAAACAACAAGGCTGGTTAGGTGGCATTATGTTAACCATTGTCTTTGCTTTCTGGTCCATTTTAACTGTTGGTATTCTAGTACTAATGGAGGGTCTTTCAGCGTTTTTACATACATTACGTTTGCATTG GGTTGAATTCCAAAGTAAATTCTATCAGGGTCAAGGATATGCATTCCAACCATTTTCATTTGATGCCATTATTGAAAATGGTGCTTCTGCTGGACCCaatgaaaatgaataa
- the LOC111676466 gene encoding V-type proton ATPase 116 kDa subunit a1 isoform X10, with amino-acid sequence MTRALITDEVRTGHSMGPVQLGFVAGVILREKLPAFERMLWRACRGNVFLRQAMIESPLEDPSNGDQVYKSVFIIFFQGDQLKTRVKKICEGFRATLYPCPEAPADRREMAMGVMTRIEDLNTVLGQTQDHRHRVLVAAAKNLKNWFVKVRKIKAIYHTLNLFNLDVTQKCLIAECWVPVLDIETIQLALRRGTERSGSSVPPILNRMQTFENPPTYNRTNKFTKAFQALIDAYGVATYREMNPAPYTIITFPFLFAVMFGDLGHGAIMALFGLWMIRKEKGLAAQKTDNEIWNIFFGGRYIIFLMGVFSMYTGLIYNDIFSKSLNIFGSHWQVNYNASTVLHNKYLQLNPEVSDYMGTPYPFGMDPIWQVAGANKIIFQNAYKMKISIIFGVIHMIFGVLMSYQNHTYFKNRLSLIYEFIPQMIFLIFLFFYMVLLMFIKWNRYAATNPQPYSASCAPSILITFIDMVLFNTPKKAPDGCEVYMFAGQHFFQNVFVLIALACIPVMLLGKPLQIMKQRRQANEEVQPITGSSDAEVGMSNGQAAGHGGASHHDEEEMSEIFIHQGIHTIEYVLGSVSHTASYLRLWALSLAHAQLAEVLWNMVLSIGLKQQGWLGGIMLTIVFAFWSILTVGILVLMEGLSAFLHTLRLHWVEFQSKFYQGQGYAFQPFSFDAIIENGASAGPNENE; translated from the exons cTTTGTGGCTGGTGTTATATTGCGTGAAAAATTGCCAGCATTTGAGCGTATGTTGTGGCGTGCCTGTCGTGGTAATGTGTTTTTGCGTCAAGCCATGATTGAATCACCATTAGAAGATCCCTCAAAT GGCGATCAAGTTTACAAAtcagttttcattattttcttccaAGGTGATCAGCTTAAAACTCGTGTTAAGAAAATCTGTGAAGGTTTTAGAGCCACTTTATATCCTTGCCCCGAGGCACCAGCTGATCGTCGTGAAATGGCCATGGGTGTTATGACACGCATTGAAGATTTAAATACGGTTTTGGGTCAAACACAAGATCATCGTCATCGTGTATTGGTAGCTGCCGCTAAGAACCTAAAGAATTGGTTTGTTAAAGTTCGTAAAATAAAAGCCATCTATCATACATTGAATCTATTCAATTTGGATGTAACACAAAAGTGTTTAATTGCTGAATGTTGGGTGCCGGTGTTGGACATTGAAACCATACAATTGGCTTTGCGTCGTGGTACTGAACGTTCGGGTTCGTCGGTGCCACCTATTTTAAATCGTATGCAAACCTTTGAAAATCCTCCTACGTATAATCGTACGAATAAATTTACTAAAGCTTTTCAAGCATTAATTGATGCCTATGGTGTGGCTACGTATAGGGAAATGAATCCGGCTCCTTATACCATTATTACTTTTCCCTTTTTGTTTGCTGTAATGTTTGGTGATTTGGGTCATGGTGCCATTATGGCTTTGTTTGGTCTTTGGATGATACGCAAGGAAAAGGGTTTGGCTGCTCAAAAGACAGACAATGAAATATGGAATATTTTCTTTGGTGGTCGTTACATTATCTTCTTGATGGGCGTATTTTCCATGTATACCGGTTTAATCTACAATGACATCTTTTCGAAATccttaaatattttcggttcACATTGGCAGGTGAATTACAATGCTTCCACGGTAttgcataataaatatttgcaattgaATCCGGAAGTAAGTGACTACATGGGTACTCCATATCCGTTTGGCATGGATCCAATATGGCAAGTGGCTGGTGccaataaaatcattttccaaAATgcttacaaaatgaaaatttccatTATATTCGGTGTTATACACATGATTTTTGGTGTATTGATGTCTTATCAAAATCACACCTATTTCAAGAATCGTTTATCGCTGATCTATGAGTTTATTCCACAAATGATTTTCTTGATATTTTTGTTCTTCTACATGGTTTTGTTGATGTTTATTAAATGGAATCGTTATGCTGCTACAAATCCAC AACCCTATTCTGCATCCTGTGCTCCTTCCATTTTGATAACATTTATTGATATGGTTTTGTTTAATACACCAAAAAAGGCTCCAGATGGCTGCGAAGTGTACATGTTTGCTGGACAACACTTTTTCCAAAACGTATTTGTTTTAATAGCTTTGGCCTGTATTCCTGTTATGTTGTTGGGTAAACCCCTACAAATCATGAAACAACGTAGACAAGCTAAT GAGGAG GTACAACCTATAACTGGCTCTAGTGATGCTGAAGTTGGTATGTCAAATGGTCAAGCTGCTGGTCATGGCGGTGCTTCTCATCACGATGAAGAGGAAATGTCCGAAATATTTATTCATCAAGGCATTCATACAATTGAATACGTTTTGGGTTCTGTCTCTCATACTGCTTCCTATTTACGTCTCTGGGCTTTGTCACTGGCTCATGCAC AACTTGCTGAAGTCTTATGGAATATGGTATTGTCAATTGGTTTGAAACAACAAGGCTGGTTAGGTGGCATTATGTTAACCATTGTCTTTGCTTTCTGGTCCATTTTAACTGTTGGTATTCTAGTACTAATGGAGGGTCTTTCAGCGTTTTTACATACATTACGTTTGCATTG GGTTGAATTCCAAAGTAAATTCTATCAGGGTCAAGGATATGCATTCCAACCATTTTCATTTGATGCCATTATTGAAAATGGTGCTTCTGCTGGACCCaatgaaaatgaataa